The following proteins are co-located in the Candidatus Protochlamydia naegleriophila genome:
- a CDS encoding helix-turn-helix transcriptional regulator, with amino-acid sequence MDLKDYLKLNPEIKIDDLAKKLGVHRNHISGIIHKRRIPSLDLAIKIIKLTNDQVQMDDLIPKQVEICPCCKRKLPRGFVLPEH; translated from the coding sequence ATGGATTTAAAAGATTATCTAAAATTAAATCCTGAAATCAAGATTGATGATCTTGCTAAAAAGCTTGGAGTTCATCGCAATCATATTTCTGGAATAATTCATAAAAGGCGAATTCCTAGTTTAGATTTAGCGATAAAAATTATAAAACTTACGAATGATCAGGTGCAGATGGATGATTTAATTCCTAAGCAAGTTGAAATTTGTCCTTGCTGTAAACGTAAGCTGCCTAGAGGTTTTGTACTACCCGAGCATTAA
- a CDS encoding DUF932 domain-containing protein, which translates to MNYFLDEVKLRKFAPSIFADCRASWTSERYEFISTNECLLGLKEAGFLPVMASQSRTRLKDKIGYTKHMIRLRHRSLQEAGGMVPEIILTNAHDGTSSYQLRAGIYRFICANGLIIGNELFCRRVRHQGDVTQKVVASAKDLLKLVPYSLEMTNLWQLIQLNDHQKIAYSLEAPKIKWGGEIPIDPEKLLIPSRGQDEGNDVWTTFNVVQENLFKGGLRYRTSKGVKRHTRAIKSIEENVRVNTKLWALTENLACLLN; encoded by the coding sequence ATGAATTACTTTTTAGATGAAGTTAAGTTAAGAAAATTTGCTCCTAGCATTTTTGCGGATTGCAGGGCAAGCTGGACTAGTGAAAGATATGAGTTTATTTCAACAAATGAGTGTCTTCTTGGATTAAAAGAGGCTGGTTTTTTACCTGTAATGGCGTCACAGTCTAGAACTCGACTTAAAGATAAGATCGGTTACACAAAGCATATGATTAGACTACGCCATCGCTCTTTACAAGAAGCGGGGGGAATGGTCCCTGAAATTATATTAACAAATGCTCATGATGGAACCTCTAGCTATCAATTAAGAGCCGGAATTTATAGGTTTATTTGTGCAAATGGGCTTATCATTGGCAATGAACTTTTTTGCCGAAGAGTGCGACATCAAGGGGATGTGACGCAAAAAGTAGTTGCTTCAGCCAAAGATTTGTTAAAACTTGTACCATATTCTCTTGAAATGACCAATCTATGGCAATTAATCCAATTAAACGATCATCAAAAAATTGCATATTCTCTTGAGGCTCCAAAGATCAAATGGGGTGGTGAGATTCCTATAGATCCCGAAAAGCTACTTATTCCAAGTAGAGGACAAGATGAGGGGAATGATGTCTGGACAACCTTCAACGTTGTTCAAGAAAACCTATTTAAAGGAGGACTCAGATACAGAACTTCGAAAGGAGTAAAGCGCCATACTCGAGCAATTAAGTCCATCGAGGAAAATGTGAGAGTAAATACTAAATTATGGGCGTTAACTGAAAATCTAGCTTGCTTGTTAAATTAG
- a CDS encoding type II toxin-antitoxin system death-on-curing family toxin, producing the protein MIFLSVEEVIHIHDELISEYGGLHGVRDMGLLISALEMPKAAMYGEYLHESIFDKASAYLFHIICNHAFIDGNKRTGAAVPLIFLLQNGRKAKYNLDDFEEMVCKVAKGLFSKEEISKFLQSKEL; encoded by the coding sequence ATGATTTTTTTATCGGTTGAAGAAGTTATACATATCCACGATGAGTTAATTTCTGAATATGGCGGTCTGCATGGTGTAAGAGATATGGGATTGCTTATATCTGCACTAGAGATGCCCAAAGCTGCGATGTATGGCGAGTATTTACATGAATCCATCTTCGACAAAGCATCTGCCTATCTTTTTCATATCATTTGCAACCATGCTTTTATAGACGGAAATAAGAGAACAGGTGCTGCGGTACCTTTGATCTTTCTACTTCAAAACGGCAGGAAAGCAAAATATAATCTAGATGATTTCGAGGAGATGGTTTGTAAAGTTGCTAAGGGTTTATTCTCAAAAGAAGAGATTAGCAAGTTTCTGCAATCAAAAGAGCTTTAA